In Patescibacteria group bacterium, a genomic segment contains:
- a CDS encoding lytic transglycosylase domain-containing protein, with product MKKKTKVNLLVIIGLILVMLVAGFFYLPGMLADTIVPLKYENWIVQYSRAYGVDPSLVAAVIMQESRFNPTAQSSKGAKGLMQFMPGTANTMAKEVGMTNYDIFDPETSINFGAAHIRDLLVKYSGNIDAALAGYNAGTGNADKWIALGILGNIPFKETRNYVYNVKKYQQIYATMYADQLGLRDDPKYAVKVEQKTTDVSSSFWTMFFKNLFGKVGEEASTQAN from the coding sequence ATGAAAAAAAAGACGAAAGTAAATTTACTTGTAATTATTGGCTTGATTTTAGTCATGCTTGTAGCTGGATTCTTTTATTTGCCGGGGATGTTGGCCGACACGATAGTGCCGCTTAAATACGAGAATTGGATTGTTCAGTATTCTCGTGCTTATGGAGTTGATCCGTCGCTTGTAGCCGCAGTAATTATGCAGGAGTCACGATTTAACCCGACTGCTCAATCAAGCAAGGGCGCAAAAGGGCTTATGCAGTTTATGCCGGGCACTGCGAATACCATGGCAAAAGAAGTGGGTATGACAAATTATGATATTTTTGATCCCGAAACTTCGATCAATTTTGGCGCTGCCCATATTCGCGATCTTTTGGTAAAATACAGCGGTAATATCGACGCGGCTTTGGCAGGATATAATGCGGGAACTGGAAATGCTGACAAATGGATTGCTTTAGGGATTCTCGGTAATATTCCTTTTAAAGAGACAAGAAATTACGTTTACAACGTTAAAAAATATCAGCAAATTTATGCCACAATGTATGCAGACCAACTAGGGCTTCGCGATGATCCAAAATATGCTGTGAAAGTCGAACAAAAAACCACGGATGTTTCCAGCTCTTTCTGGACGATGTTTTTCAAGAATCTGTTTGGTAAGGTCGGAGAAGAAGCATCAACACAGGCGAATTAA
- a CDS encoding alanine--tRNA ligase-related protein, protein MTAKELRKKYLEFFKKKGHEVLPSASLVPENDPTVLFTTAGMHPLIPYIMGEKHPGGKRLASVQKCIRTGDIESVGDESHFTFFEMLGNWSLGDYGRREAIEWSYEFLTKELNIDPKNLAVTCFEGMPGVDADLESKKIWMGLGISESRIKLLGKSDNFWGPPGIEGPCGPDTEMFVWTGGGNAPEEFDPENSGWLEVWNDVFMEFRKVLTEKGKEALASGGEFIEEEHFEYVPLDQKNVDTGMGLERMTAYLEGKSDAYQTDLFRPIIEKIEELSNLKYGDKSDEEYIAEDKRCWVDVRKSFRVLADHIRAAVFISSEGIIPSNVDRGYVLRRIIRRAVRYGWLLNIKVSLISLIEKVIEIYSSEYPEITRGEIIKNITAEEEKFAKTIQSGLARAGKIFESKKPISQEEYAKIMVLPDKGDILGDIYSGDSSEMVNEIFKKHNINATNKEIHAAYLSGKEAFDLYQTYGFPLELITELSQEEHLFVDREGFRSELAKHQELSRTASAGMFKGGLADDKEATAKLHTAAHLMLAALRKVLGDHVVQKGSNITSERLRFDFSHSEKMTPEQISKVENLVNEQISKNIPVDMQEMSLEDAKTCGAMGVFEAKYGDNVKVYTISPSARGARSGSRETIVSREICGGPHASNTGDLGHFKITKEESSSAGVRRIKAILS, encoded by the coding sequence ATGACTGCGAAAGAACTAAGAAAAAAATATCTCGAATTTTTCAAAAAGAAGGGGCACGAGGTGCTTCCTTCTGCTTCTTTGGTGCCGGAAAACGACCCGACGGTTCTTTTCACCACCGCCGGCATGCATCCGTTAATTCCATATATTATGGGCGAGAAGCATCCGGGCGGCAAACGGCTGGCTTCGGTTCAGAAGTGTATACGCACTGGGGATATCGAGTCCGTAGGCGATGAGTCTCATTTCACTTTTTTTGAAATGCTTGGTAATTGGAGTCTGGGTGATTATGGACGCAGAGAAGCAATTGAATGGAGCTATGAATTTCTGACCAAGGAGCTCAACATTGACCCAAAAAATCTAGCCGTCACCTGTTTTGAAGGAATGCCAGGTGTGGACGCTGACTTGGAATCAAAAAAAATTTGGATGGGTTTGGGAATTTCAGAGTCTCGCATCAAGCTTCTGGGAAAAAGCGATAATTTTTGGGGGCCACCCGGAATTGAGGGACCATGCGGGCCAGATACGGAGATGTTTGTCTGGACGGGTGGAGGCAATGCGCCGGAAGAATTTGATCCGGAAAATTCCGGTTGGCTCGAAGTCTGGAATGATGTTTTCATGGAATTTCGAAAAGTTCTGACAGAGAAAGGCAAAGAAGCATTGGCGTCTGGTGGCGAATTCATCGAGGAAGAGCATTTCGAATACGTACCGCTTGATCAGAAAAATGTCGATACCGGCATGGGTCTCGAACGTATGACAGCGTATTTGGAAGGCAAATCAGATGCCTATCAAACGGACTTATTCCGACCGATTATCGAAAAAATTGAAGAACTATCGAACCTAAAATATGGCGATAAATCGGATGAAGAATATATAGCAGAGGACAAACGATGCTGGGTTGACGTAAGAAAAAGCTTTCGTGTTTTGGCCGATCATATAAGGGCGGCGGTATTTATATCGTCAGAAGGAATAATCCCGTCCAATGTTGACCGGGGGTATGTTTTGCGCAGAATCATTCGAAGGGCTGTTCGGTACGGCTGGCTTCTAAATATTAAAGTTTCGTTGATTTCTCTAATTGAAAAAGTGATTGAGATTTATTCGTCAGAATATCCTGAAATTACCCGAGGCGAGATTATCAAAAATATCACTGCGGAAGAGGAAAAATTCGCCAAGACAATTCAGTCCGGTTTGGCAAGGGCGGGCAAGATTTTCGAATCAAAGAAACCAATTTCGCAAGAAGAATACGCAAAGATAATGGTTCTTCCGGATAAAGGAGATATTTTGGGAGATATCTATTCAGGCGATTCTTCCGAAATGGTGAACGAGATCTTCAAAAAACACAATATCAATGCCACAAATAAAGAAATTCACGCAGCCTATTTATCAGGAAAAGAAGCATTCGACTTATACCAAACTTACGGATTCCCACTCGAGCTAATTACTGAACTTTCACAGGAAGAGCATCTTTTTGTTGACAGAGAAGGATTTAGATCCGAGCTCGCAAAACATCAGGAGCTATCCCGTACCGCGTCGGCCGGGATGTTTAAGGGTGGGCTTGCGGATGACAAGGAGGCAACAGCGAAGTTGCACACGGCAGCGCATTTGATGTTGGCAGCGCTTCGCAAGGTACTTGGCGATCATGTGGTACAAAAGGGTTCGAATATTACATCGGAACGTTTGCGATTTGACTTTTCACACTCGGAAAAAATGACGCCGGAGCAAATCTCCAAAGTTGAAAATTTAGTTAACGAACAAATTTCAAAAAATATTCCTGTTGACATGCAGGAAATGAGCCTTGAAGATGCCAAAACTTGTGGGGCAATGGGGGTATTTGAGGCTAAATATGGCGATAATGTTAAAGTCTATACGATTAGTCCCTCGGCTCGCGGTGCTCGCTCGGGATCACGCGAAACTATAGTTTCGCGTGAAATTTGTGGTGGACCGCACGCATCAAATACCGGCGATCTCGGGCATTTCAAAATTACGAAAGAAGAATCATCAAGCGCTGGGGTGCGTAGAATTAAGGCTATTCTAAGCTAA
- a CDS encoding bifunctional oligoribonuclease/PAP phosphatase NrnA, with protein sequence MIKVELAQKLGKLIAEGSNFLLIGHENPDGDALGALSAFASYLKALGKSSRIVVATDPSPIFSFIENFSEIRSDYLSGDYDAIILLDNGDLKRTGFYSRILSAKKNNVPLVNIDHHIQNDIWKIAKINIANPDASSTCELLYDLFILWGVDIDRDMATSLLTGIYYDTGGFQHQNTTEKVLLIASELMHKGAKLKEIAKSLTQSRSISTLKLWGIALSRMTTKKNLGIVYSFLTRTDIEEARATDEEVSGIVNLINSTDGNKMAMLIYETSDGRLKGSLRTERNDIDVAQIAGLFGGGGHKRASGFSIEGKIVKKKEGWKVE encoded by the coding sequence ATGATTAAAGTTGAACTTGCTCAAAAACTTGGTAAGCTAATCGCCGAGGGATCTAATTTTCTGTTGATCGGGCATGAAAATCCGGATGGAGATGCCCTCGGTGCCTTATCTGCTTTTGCCAGTTATTTGAAAGCGCTCGGGAAGTCTTCTAGGATTGTAGTAGCTACTGATCCCTCTCCAATATTTTCTTTTATTGAAAATTTTAGCGAGATTAGATCAGATTATTTGTCTGGGGATTATGACGCGATCATTCTTTTGGATAATGGTGATTTAAAGAGAACCGGGTTTTACTCTAGAATTCTATCTGCGAAGAAAAATAATGTACCGCTGGTTAATATTGACCACCACATTCAAAATGATATCTGGAAAATTGCAAAAATTAACATCGCGAATCCTGATGCGTCTTCAACCTGTGAGCTTTTGTATGATCTTTTCATACTTTGGGGCGTGGATATTGATCGCGACATGGCAACTTCGCTTTTAACAGGAATTTATTACGATACGGGCGGATTTCAGCACCAAAACACCACAGAGAAGGTTTTGCTAATTGCGTCTGAACTGATGCACAAAGGGGCAAAACTGAAAGAAATTGCAAAAAGTTTAACTCAATCAAGATCAATCTCGACCTTAAAACTTTGGGGAATCGCCTTGTCGAGAATGACTACAAAGAAAAATTTGGGAATTGTATATTCTTTTTTAACTAGAACCGACATCGAAGAGGCGCGAGCGACAGACGAGGAGGTTTCTGGAATTGTAAATTTGATAAACTCAACAGATGGAAACAAGATGGCAATGTTGATTTATGAGACCTCTGATGGTAGATTAAAGGGCAGCCTTCGAACGGAGCGCAATGATATCGATGTGGCACAGATCGCAGGATTATTTGGTGGCGGAGGCCATAAGCGAGCATCAGGATTCTCGATTGAGGGGAAAATCGTGAAGAAAAAAGAAGGTTGGAAAGTTGAGTAG
- a CDS encoding MBL fold metallo-hydrolase, with protein sequence MQITYLGKEKFEIKTKDAVIALSDNINIDGFEISGPGEYERKGVFVQAIKPNGDGCVFVLHAEAMAICYGGRLKAMISDEAIKEIGDIDILILPLGEDGTLDMKDASALIAKIDPRTVIPMLYSDISEFKKTEGIVEEDIDTLKIKKLDLPDEERKFFILRPKP encoded by the coding sequence TTAAGACAAAAGATGCTGTGATAGCATTGTCTGATAACATCAATATTGATGGATTTGAAATCTCAGGTCCGGGTGAATATGAAAGAAAAGGTGTATTTGTTCAGGCAATCAAGCCGAATGGAGATGGTTGCGTTTTTGTACTTCATGCCGAGGCGATGGCGATCTGTTATGGCGGAAGACTAAAGGCAATGATTTCTGATGAAGCGATTAAGGAGATTGGGGATATTGATATTTTAATACTCCCCTTAGGAGAAGATGGCACTCTAGATATGAAAGATGCCAGTGCATTGATTGCTAAGATTGACCCAAGGACTGTTATTCCTATGCTTTACTCTGATATTTCAGAGTTCAAAAAAACCGAGGGAATTGTTGAAGAAGATATTGATACGCTCAAAATTAAAAAACTTGATTTGCCGGACGAAGAGCGAAAGTTTTTTATCTTACGACCCAAACCATAA